The Dehalococcoidia bacterium region CAAGAGCTTGCTTCAAAAACAAGGAATTCTGGAGAAATTGAACTCGGAGAAAAAGAAATGAAAGAGCTCATCGAGTATATTTCCAGAGCTATTGTAGATAATCCCGACAAAGTGAAGGTTACCGAAGTCCCCGATGAGAATGGGGTTATTTTCAAATTGGAAGTAGCGTTGGAAGATAAGGGCAAAGTTATCGGCAAACAAGGACAAACCGCCAGGGCCATCCGAACCTTGCTCAGAATTGCAGCAGTAAGGCG contains the following coding sequences:
- a CDS encoding KH domain-containing protein, with protein sequence MKELIEYISRAIVDNPDKVKVTEVPDENGVIFKLEVALEDKGKVIGKQGQTARAIRTLLRIAAVRRGIHASLEIV